CGCGGGACGGGCCTCGGATTGGCGATCAGCAAGCGATTCTGCGAAATGATGGGTGGCACGATTGAAGTTCGCAGCGCTCCGGGCACAGGATCGCGGTTCTCCATCACGCTCCCCGCACACGCCCCCACCGCCGGCGTCGCAGGCGCGGGACCTTCCGCCGCGGAATGATGCGTTCCCTCGCAACTCTGTTTCCCGCGAGGGTTTTCCCCAAACATGCGTGGGACTCGCGCTTCGCGATGGCTGGGCTGGTGTCGTTGCTGATCCTCGTTTTCCCGCGGGCGGCAACCGCTCCCTCGCTGAACCACGTCCTCCGGCTTGATGGACGCAATTCTTATGTCGAGCTGCCGGTGCAGACCCTGGCTGGACTCACCGAGGCCACCCTCGAGTGCTGGGTGCGATTGGATGACACAGGGTCGCGCCGCCGGATTTTCAATTTCGGCAAGCCGCGCCGCGATCTGAGCTTGATGATGCGAGGCGAGGACAGCGTGGGATTCGTCATCGCGGATTCCACCAAAACCCTCCATTGGGTCGATGTGCCCGGCGTCTTCGCGAAGGGCCGCTGGATTCATGTGGCGGCCACGTGCGGACCGTCCGGCATGCGGGTCTATATCAACGGACTTCCGTATGACCATGGAAACTCGTTCAACGGGAGTTTCGCTTCCGTGGCGGCGGACGGTCGTTGTTATCTGGGGAAAACCGTGACGGGCGAGGAGCGTGATCCCACTTTGGCCGGTGCGATCGACAATTTTCGCGTCTGGAGCCGGGTCCGTTCACCGCGTGAAGTCCAGCAAACGATGTTCGAAGCGCCACCGGCTTCCACGGAAGGCCTCGTGCTTTCATTGGATTTTGAGCCGGGGGAAGGTCCGGAGTCGGCATCCCTCCCCGGTGGCGCGAAGCTCGTCGGAAACGCCACGCTCGAAGCTCAGCAACTGGTTCCGGGGCGGCGCAGTCCCGGCAATGATGCGCATGTGGTTCCCGAGGCCGCCCGCCAAACCCACGGAGGTTTTCTCGCGGGACTCTTAACCGCCTTCTGTTTGCTGCATTCCTTGCTCGTGGCGTTCCAAAAATCCGCCCGCGCCCATTTCTATTTCGCCCTCATCAGCGGACTGGCCGCCATCAATAGCTGGCCCGCGCCTGAGATCGAAGCCTTGGGGCGCGCTTGGCTCGCGGTGCAGATGGTCCTGGTGGGAGAACTCTTCCGAACGCTGTTCGGCCTCGACGTTTCCTGGGAGCGCCGGGGTTTGATGACCGCGGCCGTGATCTCCGGGGCGCTGTTGACCTTGGATAAGCTGGGATTCGGCCTGCCAGGATTTCTTTCTGGCCTCGTCAGTTTGGTGGCGGGTTTGACGACCCTTTTCGCCGCGTTGCACGTCCTGCGCTTGTCGTCCGCAGCCGACAAGGCCAAAGCCGAGGGAGCCCGAATCATCAACGCCGGCTTGGGCGCGCTCATCGCTTTCTCGTTGATTTCATTCGAGGTTCCCTTTTTTTGGCGGAATGCCTCTTTCGCACCTCGGCGTCGCCGTCTTCTTCGGCGCCACCTCGGTCCACCTCGCTCGATCTTTCGGACGCTCCGTCCAGCGCGTAGAACAACAGGCCGCCCTGCTGGCCACGTCCAATGATCAATTGCGCGAGGCCCACGGACGCCTGGAAAAATCGAACGCCGAATTGGGAGCCGCCAAGCAGGAGGCCGAACGGTCTCGCGAGGAAGCGGTCAAAGCCAGCCAATGGAAAAGTGCCTTCCTCGCCAATATGTCGCACGAGCTGCGCACCCCTTTGAACGCCATTATCGGCTACGCCGAATTGCTCCGCGAGGAAGCTCCCGAGATGGGCGCCGCCGCCATCGTTCCCGATCTCGATAAAATCCATTCCGCGGCGCGCCACCAACTGGCTTTAATCAATGACATCCTCGATATGTCGAAGATCGAGGCCGGGAAAATGACCCTTTTCGTGGAAGAATTTTCCGTCGCCCGCTTGCTCGAAGAAGTCCGTACCATCGTGGCCCCACTGATCGAAAGAAGGCAAAACGCGTTTCGCGTGGCGGCCGGGCCGGAGCTGAGCTCCATGCGGAGCGATCAGACGAAAGTCCGACAGATCCTTTTCAACCTGCTGAGCAACGCCGCGAAATTCACCGAGAACGGAAAAATCGAACTCCAGGTTCAAGCCGTCGCCGAGGACATCGTCTTCACCGTCACCGACACGGGCATTGGGATGAATGCCGACCAAATGAACCGGCTCTTCCAGGCCTTCACTCAGGCGGAAGCGGCGATTCAAGCCAAGTATGGCGGCACCGGACTCGGATTGGCCATCAGCCAGAAATTTTGTGAAATGATGGGAGGCGACATTCGCGCTCAAAGCACGGTTGGTCAGGGCTCCATCTTCACCGTCCGATTGCCGCGGCAAATTCCGGAATTCACGCCACCGCCGAAACCTTCCCTTTCTGCCAGCCCGGCGAGGGGCCGCATTCTTGCCATCGACGACGACGCGCAGGCGTTAGAACTGTTGCAACGCTTGCTCAGCCGGGAGGGTTACGAGGTGGCGGTCGCCCGCTCCGGATCCACCGGATTGGAACTTGCGGCCCAGTGGAAGCCCGACCTCATTACCCTCGACGTCCTCATGCCTGGCATGGACGGCTGGACCGTGCTGGGTGCGCTGCGGTCCACCCCCGCCCTCGCTTCGATTCCCGTCGTCATGATGACCGT
The DNA window shown above is from Verrucomicrobiota bacterium and carries:
- a CDS encoding LamG domain-containing protein; protein product: MMRSLATLFPARVFPKHAWDSRFAMAGLVSLLILVFPRAATAPSLNHVLRLDGRNSYVELPVQTLAGLTEATLECWVRLDDTGSRRRIFNFGKPRRDLSLMMRGEDSVGFVIADSTKTLHWVDVPGVFAKGRWIHVAATCGPSGMRVYINGLPYDHGNSFNGSFASVAADGRCYLGKTVTGEERDPTLAGAIDNFRVWSRVRSPREVQQTMFEAPPASTEGLVLSLDFEPGEGPESASLPGGAKLVGNATLEAQQLVPGRRSPGNDAHVVPEAARQTHGGFLAGLLTAFCLLHSLLVAFQKSARAHFYFALISGLAAINSWPAPEIEALGRAWLAVQMVLVGELFRTLFGLDVSWERRGLMTAAVISGALLTLDKLGFGLPGFLSGLVSLVAGLTTLFAALHVLRLSSAADKAKAEGARIINAGLGALIAFSLISFEVPFFWRNASFAPRRRRLLRRHLGPPRSIFRTLRPARRTTGRPAGHVQ
- a CDS encoding response regulator; translated protein: MPLSHLGVAVFFGATSVHLARSFGRSVQRVEQQAALLATSNDQLREAHGRLEKSNAELGAAKQEAERSREEAVKASQWKSAFLANMSHELRTPLNAIIGYAELLREEAPEMGAAAIVPDLDKIHSAARHQLALINDILDMSKIEAGKMTLFVEEFSVARLLEEVRTIVAPLIERRQNAFRVAAGPELSSMRSDQTKVRQILFNLLSNAAKFTENGKIELQVQAVAEDIVFTVTDTGIGMNADQMNRLFQAFTQAEAAIQAKYGGTGLGLAISQKFCEMMGGDIRAQSTVGQGSIFTVRLPRQIPEFTPPPKPSLSASPARGRILAIDDDAQALELLQRLLSREGYEVAVARSGSTGLELAAQWKPDLITLDVLMPGMDGWTVLGALRSTPALASIPVVMMTVLDDKQLAFSLGAADFLTKPVDGPKLQAALERHQIRASATKPVLIIDDDPDARQLLRRLFEREGWTVREASNGQEGLESAQSMPPRLIILDLMMPVMDGFQFLERWLVQAHHELVPVIVVTSKDLSLNETQQLQGTVQQVLRKGGFDSQELLARIRGLFAAKQMLNP